DNA from candidate division WOR-3 bacterium:
AATCATCACAGGCAACAAATATACGATCCTCGTGAACAAATATACCTTTCGGTTTGAACGCGACAAAACCATCATAAGCCCCCACAAAAGAAAGCCCAGGTACAGAACCAGATGGCGAATAAGTATACTTAAGAATCCCAAGGTCCCTATCACTCATATATATCGTATTTCCAGCGATAAAAATATCTTTTGCGTTTCCTCCTGTTGGTGGATCATAGCTTCCAGAGTTATCAAAACTCTCGCCATCATAATGTGCCCACTTCATAGTAGCCCCAGCAGCCACAAACACGAACGGATCCTGCGCAACAACATCAGCATACCCAGAACCCGTAAAAACAACGCTATCAAGCGGCGTAGGAACCCCAGGCTCCGCTAATATTCCAAGCCTGCTAGGCTCTATCACCACAATCTCAACACCATTAAAATTGCCAAGCCTCATCCCAAAAAGACCACAAAAAAGAAAACAGGCTAAACTTTTTTCAAATACTCTTCTCATCATCTCTACTCCTTTCATTTTTAATAATTTAATTTCAACAGAAAGCCTGTCAATAAAATTTTTTTGTAATGACAAAATTTAATTTATATTGACAAACTGGACACAAGACCATATTTTCCAACTATGAAGGATCATTCCGATGAAAAAGATACAAGTATCAAAAAAAGAATAGAACTTTTATTTCGCAAAGAAGAATTCCCGATAGAGGATAAGGAAAAAATATTAAAATGGGTGACATACTTTGAAAAAAAGCTGAAAGAGGAAAATGAGAGCTGAAGATTATGCGCGGAAATTGTTTAGGCTTATCGATATAATGAAGATACCAATAGACCTAACCCCGATCCTCAAAGCATACAACATAGAGGTTCAAGAAGAAAGTTTCGCAAATCTTCTCGGGGTTACATTCAAAACAAAAAATTTCAACCTCATAGTAATAAACAAGAACCTTCCGGCACGGCAGAAATTTTTTACCCTTGCGCATGAGATTGCTCACATCGTTATGCCACATAAGGGAACCACTAATATATGTCAGATTGGGAAAAATAAGCTTATGGAACAGTCAGCTAATCGTTTTGCTGCAGAACTTCTTATGCCATATCCGACACTAAAAAAGCTATGGGATGAGTACAAAAGCAACCCTGAGTACCGCATAAGTATCCTCGCTGATATGTTTGGTGTCTCGTACGAGGCGATGAAAACCAGAATCAAGACCCTTGGGCTATGTTAAAAATTTTAAGGAATTAACTTGACTTGAGTAGCCTTTCTTATATCTTTTAAAAAGGGAGGTAATATGGATAAGCTTTTTCCTTACAGAGGTGTACATTATAACAAATCAAAAATCGGTAATCTTTCTGATTTAGTTACGCAGCCATACGACAAGATCACACCGGAGATGCAGGAAATTTATTATCAAAAATCTCCATACAACATTGTTAGACTGATACTTGGGAAGAAAGAGGAAAACGACACGGAAACATATAATCAATATACAAGAGCAAAAGAATATCTTGTAAGATGGATAAATGAGGGGATTCTCATTCGTGACCCAGAACCCTCATTTTACGCTTCTTATCAGCAGTTCGAGCTGAACGGGAAAAAATATACTCGAAAGGGATTTGTGTGTTTACTCAGCCTTGAAGAAGCTAGCGCTTATGTTAAAGCACATGAAAGAACGCTCGCCGGACCCAAAGCTGACAGGCTCAATCTTATGCGGGCAACATCGTCACAATTCGAGCACATATTTATGTTGTATCCCGATCCAACCGGGAAAACAATAGATATTCTCGACTCCTTCTTACAAGCAAAAAAACCCGACTACGAAGCAATCGATGAATACAAAGTTAATCACTATCTCTGGCAGATAAAAGAACCAAAGATAATAACTGAACTTAAGCAAACAGTGGAAAAAGAGACATTTTTTATCGCCGATGGTCATCACCGATTTGAAACATCCATAAACTATATGAAAGAAATGCTACCGTA
Protein-coding regions in this window:
- a CDS encoding ImmA/IrrE family metallo-endopeptidase: MRAEDYARKLFRLIDIMKIPIDLTPILKAYNIEVQEESFANLLGVTFKTKNFNLIVINKNLPARQKFFTLAHEIAHIVMPHKGTTNICQIGKNKLMEQSANRFAAELLMPYPTLKKLWDEYKSNPEYRISILADMFGVSYEAMKTRIKTLGLC
- a CDS encoding DUF1015 domain-containing protein, producing the protein MDKLFPYRGVHYNKSKIGNLSDLVTQPYDKITPEMQEIYYQKSPYNIVRLILGKKEENDTETYNQYTRAKEYLVRWINEGILIRDPEPSFYASYQQFELNGKKYTRKGFVCLLSLEEASAYVKAHERTLAGPKADRLNLMRATSSQFEHIFMLYPDPTGKTIDILDSFLQAKKPDYEAIDEYKVNHYLWQIKEPKIITELKQTVEKETFFIADGHHRFETSINYMKEMLPYIHEFESPESPKFRQVTFIPIEQEGLIILPTHRVIHSIKDFNKEKLLENLRKYCTIEEFPSTIGKKIIEELDKRKNKHVFGLFISGDPLCYILTLKSDDYVNELVTNDHSNVWKSLDVTILHGFLEKFLGIDAKTLEAYTNVKYIREPEEGFEMMLKDPSVQAIFFLNPTKVDEVKQVALAGERMPQKSTDFYPKLITGLVMNIMRRKTWWAF